One window of the Silurus meridionalis isolate SWU-2019-XX chromosome 24, ASM1480568v1, whole genome shotgun sequence genome contains the following:
- the elfn1b gene encoding protein ELFN1 isoform X1, which translates to MRETHVTNAAQSSGDVRGIVTSALLWWTMAFLFFSFSQMPVARADCWLIEGEKGFVWLAICSQNQPSYEAIPLHINSTIVDLRLNENKIRSIHFSALSRFSNLTYLNLTKNDISYIEDGAFSAQFNLQVLQIGFNKLRNLTEGMLRGLGRLQYLYLQANLIESVSPNAFWECPAIENIDLSMNRLQQLDGNTFRGLSKLTTCELYSNPFSCSCELLGFLRWLVAFPNRTSERMVCDTPAGFSGYSLFSQNPRMPTYRNAFHALSTVCTDDDNVTPYLLGSSDGGTPTILPDLSPCGLEDCPSGTPPDESISISPTYFDPDARPIMKLKEVTHTSAVITIQIPNPFRKMYILVLYNNSFFTDIQNLKSQREEIELLNLKSHTNYTYCVASIRNSLRYNHTCLTISTVTRTMREHVPNDSTATHYIMTILGCFFGMVIVLGMVYHCLRKRKKEDESKSKKLEKMKRNLIEMKYGAELEGGTISQLSQKQMMSTVEPIQRMPYLPAASEKDPYKVQELSGTPKTTKGNYIEVRSDQPDRMECRILPSENSQGSVAEISTIAKEVDKVNQIINNCIDALKSESASFQAVKSGAVSTAEPQLVLLSEHPQSKSGLLSPVYKEGYHHPLQRHHSMEAPLKRASTSSSGSLRSPRSFRSDGAYRSESKYIEKSSLDESGILTVTPTSAILKSEAERMRHYTEHRHSYPGPHHMEEQLEVSASRTSSILEPLTRSRAHELSYSQLSPQYHNLSGYSSPEYTCRPSLSLWERFKLHRKRHRDEEEYMAAGHALRRKVQFAKDEDLHDILDYWKGVSAQQKL; encoded by the coding sequence ATGAGGGAAACACACGTGACCAATGCAGCTCAGTCAAGTGGAGATGTTAGGGGTATAGTGACCAGTGCCTTACTCTGGTGGACTAtggcatttttgtttttctcgtTTTCCCAGATGCCAGTGGCCCGAGCAGATTGTTGGCTGATCGAAGGGGAGAAGGGTTTTGTGTGGCTGGCAATCTGCAGCCAGAACCAACCGTCATATGAAGCAATTCCACTACATATCAACAGCACGATTGTTGACCTACGGCTCAATGAAAACAAGATCCGGAGCATTCATTTTTCTGCTCTGAGCCGATTCAGCAATCTCACCTACCTGAACTTGACCAAGAATgacatctcctacatagaagaCGGGGCTTTTTCTGCTCAGTTCAATTTACAAGTACTCCAAATCGGCTTTAACAAGCTGAGGAACTTAACTGAGGGTATGCTGCGAGGTTTGGGGCGTCTGCAGTACCTCTACCTTCAAGCCAACCTGATCGAGAGTGTCTCACCTAATGCTTTCTGGGAGTGTCCTGCTATTGAGAATATTGATCTTTCCATGAACAGGCTTCAGCAGTTGGATGGAAATACATTTCGTGGTCTATCGAAGCTAACAACATGTGAGCTCTACTCAAACCCATTCTCATGCTCCTGCGAGCTACTTGGATTCCTACGCTGGTTAGTAGCTTTCCCGAACAGGACAAGCGAGAGGATGGTATGTGATACACCAGCCGGTTTTTCTGGCTATAGCCTCTTCAGCCAAAATCCGAGAATGCCGACGTATCGCAATGCTTTTCACGCTCTCTCTACGGTGTGCACAGATGATGACAATGTAACCCCATATCTGCTTGGCTCTTCAGACGGAGGCACCCCCACCATCCTGCCAGATCTGAGCCCTTGTGGACTGGAAGACTGTCCATCAGGGACACCTCCAGATGAATCAATCAGCATCAGCCCAACGTATTTTGACCCAGATGCTCGGCCAATCATGAAGCTAAAAGAGGTGACCCACACAAGTGCAGTTATCACGATACAAATACCAAACCCTTTTCGGAAGATGTACATCCTTGTCCTTTACAACAATAGCTTCTTTACAGATATCCAGAACTTGAAAAGCCAAAGGGAAGAAATCGAGTTGCTCAACCTTAAATCCCATACCAACTATACCTACTGCGTGGCCTCCATACGCAATTCTCTGAGATATAACCACACATGCTTAACCATCTCCACTGTTACAAGAACAATGAGAGAGCATGTTCCAAATGACTCAACAGCTACTCACTATATCATGACCATACTGGGCTGCTTTTTTGGAATGGTTATTGTACTGGGCATGGTCTATCACTGTCTAAGAAAACGTAAGAAAGAAGATGAATCAAAAAGCAAGAAGCTTGAGAAGATGAAAAGGAATTTGATAGAGATGAAATATGGGGCTGAGCTGGAAGGTGGGACTATCTCTCAGCTCTCACAGAAACAAATGATGTCCACCGTCGAGCCCATTCAGAGGATGCCGTACCTTCCAGCCGCCAGTGAGAAAGACCCGTATAAGGTACAGGAACTGTCTGGAACCCCCAAAACAACAAAAGGGAATTATATAGAAGTAAGGTCCGACCAGCCCGATCGCATGGAATGCAGAATTCTGCCGTCTGAGAACAGCCAAGGATCTGTGGCAGAAATTTCCACAATAGCCAAGGAAGTGGACAAAGTGAACCAGATTATCAACAATTGCATTGATGCACTTAAATCTGAATCAGCGTCCTTTCAAGCGGTAAAATCTGGAGCTGTCTCAACCGCTGAACCTCAGCTGGTTCTTCTTTCTGAGCACCCACAAAGCAAATCTGGTCTTCTATCTCCAGTGTATAAAGAAGGATACCACCACCCGCTCCAGAGGCATCATAGTATGGAAGCACCCCTGAAGCGTGCTAGCACATCCTCAAGTGGTTCTCTGCGCAGTCCTCGATCGTTCCGGTCCGATGGAGCCTATCGTTCAGAGTCCAAGTACATTGAGAAAAGTTCTCTGGATGAATCCGGGATTCTGACAGTCACCCCGACGTCTGCGATACTCAAGTCAGAGGCAGAGAGAATGCGACACTACACAGAGCATCGGCACTCGTACCCGGGTCCGCACCACATGGAGGAGCAGCTGGAGGTTTCCGCAAGCAGGACGTCATCTATCTTGGAGCCGCTAACACGTTCCCGGGCACATGAGCTGTCCTATTCACAGCTTTCACCACAGTACCACAACCTCAGTGGCTACTCGAGCCCAGAGTACACCTGCAGGCCATCGCTCAGTCTCTGGGAACGCTTCAAACTCCACCGCAAACGCCACAGGGATGAAGAGGAGTACATGGCAGCCGGGCATGCGTTACGGAGAAAAGTACAGTTTGCTAAAGATGAGGACCTCCATGACATCCTCGACTACTGGAAGGGTGTGTCGGCCCAGCAGAAATTAtga
- the elfn1b gene encoding protein ELFN1 isoform X2 → MPVARADCWLIEGEKGFVWLAICSQNQPSYEAIPLHINSTIVDLRLNENKIRSIHFSALSRFSNLTYLNLTKNDISYIEDGAFSAQFNLQVLQIGFNKLRNLTEGMLRGLGRLQYLYLQANLIESVSPNAFWECPAIENIDLSMNRLQQLDGNTFRGLSKLTTCELYSNPFSCSCELLGFLRWLVAFPNRTSERMVCDTPAGFSGYSLFSQNPRMPTYRNAFHALSTVCTDDDNVTPYLLGSSDGGTPTILPDLSPCGLEDCPSGTPPDESISISPTYFDPDARPIMKLKEVTHTSAVITIQIPNPFRKMYILVLYNNSFFTDIQNLKSQREEIELLNLKSHTNYTYCVASIRNSLRYNHTCLTISTVTRTMREHVPNDSTATHYIMTILGCFFGMVIVLGMVYHCLRKRKKEDESKSKKLEKMKRNLIEMKYGAELEGGTISQLSQKQMMSTVEPIQRMPYLPAASEKDPYKVQELSGTPKTTKGNYIEVRSDQPDRMECRILPSENSQGSVAEISTIAKEVDKVNQIINNCIDALKSESASFQAVKSGAVSTAEPQLVLLSEHPQSKSGLLSPVYKEGYHHPLQRHHSMEAPLKRASTSSSGSLRSPRSFRSDGAYRSESKYIEKSSLDESGILTVTPTSAILKSEAERMRHYTEHRHSYPGPHHMEEQLEVSASRTSSILEPLTRSRAHELSYSQLSPQYHNLSGYSSPEYTCRPSLSLWERFKLHRKRHRDEEEYMAAGHALRRKVQFAKDEDLHDILDYWKGVSAQQKL, encoded by the coding sequence ATGCCAGTGGCCCGAGCAGATTGTTGGCTGATCGAAGGGGAGAAGGGTTTTGTGTGGCTGGCAATCTGCAGCCAGAACCAACCGTCATATGAAGCAATTCCACTACATATCAACAGCACGATTGTTGACCTACGGCTCAATGAAAACAAGATCCGGAGCATTCATTTTTCTGCTCTGAGCCGATTCAGCAATCTCACCTACCTGAACTTGACCAAGAATgacatctcctacatagaagaCGGGGCTTTTTCTGCTCAGTTCAATTTACAAGTACTCCAAATCGGCTTTAACAAGCTGAGGAACTTAACTGAGGGTATGCTGCGAGGTTTGGGGCGTCTGCAGTACCTCTACCTTCAAGCCAACCTGATCGAGAGTGTCTCACCTAATGCTTTCTGGGAGTGTCCTGCTATTGAGAATATTGATCTTTCCATGAACAGGCTTCAGCAGTTGGATGGAAATACATTTCGTGGTCTATCGAAGCTAACAACATGTGAGCTCTACTCAAACCCATTCTCATGCTCCTGCGAGCTACTTGGATTCCTACGCTGGTTAGTAGCTTTCCCGAACAGGACAAGCGAGAGGATGGTATGTGATACACCAGCCGGTTTTTCTGGCTATAGCCTCTTCAGCCAAAATCCGAGAATGCCGACGTATCGCAATGCTTTTCACGCTCTCTCTACGGTGTGCACAGATGATGACAATGTAACCCCATATCTGCTTGGCTCTTCAGACGGAGGCACCCCCACCATCCTGCCAGATCTGAGCCCTTGTGGACTGGAAGACTGTCCATCAGGGACACCTCCAGATGAATCAATCAGCATCAGCCCAACGTATTTTGACCCAGATGCTCGGCCAATCATGAAGCTAAAAGAGGTGACCCACACAAGTGCAGTTATCACGATACAAATACCAAACCCTTTTCGGAAGATGTACATCCTTGTCCTTTACAACAATAGCTTCTTTACAGATATCCAGAACTTGAAAAGCCAAAGGGAAGAAATCGAGTTGCTCAACCTTAAATCCCATACCAACTATACCTACTGCGTGGCCTCCATACGCAATTCTCTGAGATATAACCACACATGCTTAACCATCTCCACTGTTACAAGAACAATGAGAGAGCATGTTCCAAATGACTCAACAGCTACTCACTATATCATGACCATACTGGGCTGCTTTTTTGGAATGGTTATTGTACTGGGCATGGTCTATCACTGTCTAAGAAAACGTAAGAAAGAAGATGAATCAAAAAGCAAGAAGCTTGAGAAGATGAAAAGGAATTTGATAGAGATGAAATATGGGGCTGAGCTGGAAGGTGGGACTATCTCTCAGCTCTCACAGAAACAAATGATGTCCACCGTCGAGCCCATTCAGAGGATGCCGTACCTTCCAGCCGCCAGTGAGAAAGACCCGTATAAGGTACAGGAACTGTCTGGAACCCCCAAAACAACAAAAGGGAATTATATAGAAGTAAGGTCCGACCAGCCCGATCGCATGGAATGCAGAATTCTGCCGTCTGAGAACAGCCAAGGATCTGTGGCAGAAATTTCCACAATAGCCAAGGAAGTGGACAAAGTGAACCAGATTATCAACAATTGCATTGATGCACTTAAATCTGAATCAGCGTCCTTTCAAGCGGTAAAATCTGGAGCTGTCTCAACCGCTGAACCTCAGCTGGTTCTTCTTTCTGAGCACCCACAAAGCAAATCTGGTCTTCTATCTCCAGTGTATAAAGAAGGATACCACCACCCGCTCCAGAGGCATCATAGTATGGAAGCACCCCTGAAGCGTGCTAGCACATCCTCAAGTGGTTCTCTGCGCAGTCCTCGATCGTTCCGGTCCGATGGAGCCTATCGTTCAGAGTCCAAGTACATTGAGAAAAGTTCTCTGGATGAATCCGGGATTCTGACAGTCACCCCGACGTCTGCGATACTCAAGTCAGAGGCAGAGAGAATGCGACACTACACAGAGCATCGGCACTCGTACCCGGGTCCGCACCACATGGAGGAGCAGCTGGAGGTTTCCGCAAGCAGGACGTCATCTATCTTGGAGCCGCTAACACGTTCCCGGGCACATGAGCTGTCCTATTCACAGCTTTCACCACAGTACCACAACCTCAGTGGCTACTCGAGCCCAGAGTACACCTGCAGGCCATCGCTCAGTCTCTGGGAACGCTTCAAACTCCACCGCAAACGCCACAGGGATGAAGAGGAGTACATGGCAGCCGGGCATGCGTTACGGAGAAAAGTACAGTTTGCTAAAGATGAGGACCTCCATGACATCCTCGACTACTGGAAGGGTGTGTCGGCCCAGCAGAAATTAtga